A genome region from Geminicoccus roseus DSM 18922 includes the following:
- a CDS encoding ABC transporter substrate-binding protein — protein sequence MLRLATLTAVIGLSIGGAAQAATISISCGAVGAELEYCQSGAQAWAQQTGNEVQIVSTPNSATERLALYQQLLAAGSGDVDVFQIDVVWPGLLGSHFIDLSGDFSADEVSAHFPAIVENNTVDGKLVAMPWFTDAGLLYYRKDLLEKHGFQPPQTWAELSTIAQKIQDEERAAGNDKMWGYVYQAKAYEGLTCNALEWVDSFGGGQIVDDEGKITIANEKAAEALTFAASTVGTISPEGVLNYQEEEARGVWQAGNAVFMRNWPYAWSLGQAPDSPIKDKIGVAALPKGGEDGKSTGTLGGWQLAVSKYSDNPAEAIDLVRYLTSPTEQKRRAIGGAYNPTITALYQDTDVLEAAPFMGDLFDTFTNAVARPARVTGAKYNQVSAEFFNTSHQILSGQAKADEALGALADKLDRLSRGGRW from the coding sequence ATGCTGAGGCTGGCGACGCTCACGGCCGTGATCGGCCTGTCGATCGGCGGGGCCGCGCAGGCGGCGACCATCTCCATATCCTGCGGCGCGGTCGGCGCAGAGCTGGAATACTGCCAGAGCGGCGCCCAGGCATGGGCGCAGCAGACCGGCAACGAGGTCCAGATCGTTTCCACCCCGAACTCGGCTACGGAGCGGCTGGCGCTGTACCAGCAATTGCTGGCGGCCGGATCCGGCGACGTCGACGTCTTCCAGATCGACGTGGTCTGGCCGGGCCTGCTCGGCAGCCATTTCATCGACCTGTCCGGCGACTTCTCCGCGGACGAGGTGAGCGCGCATTTCCCGGCGATCGTCGAGAACAACACCGTCGACGGCAAGCTGGTGGCGATGCCGTGGTTCACCGATGCCGGGCTGCTCTACTACCGCAAGGACCTGCTGGAGAAGCACGGCTTCCAACCGCCCCAGACCTGGGCGGAACTGTCCACGATCGCCCAGAAGATCCAGGACGAGGAGCGCGCCGCCGGCAACGACAAGATGTGGGGCTATGTCTACCAGGCGAAGGCCTATGAGGGCCTGACCTGCAACGCCTTGGAATGGGTCGACAGCTTCGGCGGCGGCCAGATCGTCGACGACGAGGGCAAGATCACCATCGCCAACGAGAAGGCGGCCGAGGCGCTGACCTTCGCGGCCTCGACGGTGGGCACGATCTCGCCCGAGGGCGTGCTGAACTACCAGGAGGAGGAGGCCCGCGGCGTCTGGCAGGCGGGCAACGCCGTGTTCATGCGCAACTGGCCCTATGCCTGGAGCCTGGGCCAGGCGCCGGACAGCCCGATCAAGGACAAGATCGGCGTGGCGGCGCTGCCCAAGGGCGGCGAGGACGGCAAGTCCACCGGCACGCTCGGCGGCTGGCAGCTGGCGGTCAGCAAGTATTCGGACAACCCGGCCGAGGCGATCGACCTGGTCCGCTACCTGACCTCGCCCACCGAGCAGAAGCGCCGCGCCATCGGCGGCGCCTACAACCCGACCATCACGGCGCTCTACCAGGACACCGACGTGCTGGAGGCAGCACCGTTCATGGGCGACCTGTTCGACACCTTCACCAACGCGGTGGCGCGTCCGGCGCGGGTCACCGGGGCCAAGTACAACCAGGTCAGCGCCGAGTTCTTCAACACGAGCCACCAGATCCTGAGCGGCCAGGCCAAGGCCGACGAGGCGCTGGGCGCGCTGGCCGACAAGCTCGACCGGCTGAGCCGCGGCGGCCGCTGGTGA
- a CDS encoding carbohydrate ABC transporter permease, with protein MSTASRLTRSRTRSAWAFLAPMLVVLALVAAWPLARTIWFSFTDANLSDMSAAQFVGLANFEYLLTDPDWWRSVWNTLFFTLVSVSLETALGLAIALALNMHMPGRGLLRTAVLIPWAIPTIVSAQMWAWMLNDVFGVINEMLILIGVIDQGIAWTANPDTAIWAVIMVDVWKTTPFMALLLLAGLQMLPSECYEAAKIDGIHPVEVFWKVTLPLLMPALLVAVIFRLLDALRIFDAIYVLTGNNQATMSMSIYARQQLVDFQDVGFGSAASTLLFLTIAVFTTVYLTLARIGDSGGDHP; from the coding sequence ATGAGCACGGCCTCCCGGTTGACCCGATCGCGCACCCGTTCGGCCTGGGCGTTCCTGGCGCCGATGCTGGTGGTGCTGGCGCTGGTGGCGGCCTGGCCGCTGGCCCGCACCATCTGGTTCTCGTTCACCGACGCCAACCTGTCGGACATGAGCGCCGCCCAGTTCGTCGGCCTCGCCAATTTCGAGTACCTGCTGACCGATCCCGACTGGTGGCGCTCGGTCTGGAACACGCTGTTCTTCACCCTGGTCTCGGTGTCGCTGGAGACGGCCCTCGGCCTGGCCATCGCGCTGGCGCTGAACATGCACATGCCCGGGCGCGGCCTCCTGCGCACCGCCGTGCTGATCCCCTGGGCGATCCCGACCATCGTCTCGGCGCAGATGTGGGCCTGGATGCTCAACGACGTGTTCGGGGTCATCAACGAGATGCTGATCCTGATCGGGGTGATCGACCAGGGCATCGCCTGGACGGCCAACCCGGACACCGCGATCTGGGCGGTGATCATGGTCGACGTCTGGAAGACCACGCCGTTCATGGCGCTGCTGCTCCTGGCCGGCCTGCAGATGCTGCCCTCGGAATGCTACGAGGCCGCCAAGATCGACGGCATCCACCCGGTCGAGGTGTTCTGGAAGGTCACCTTGCCGCTATTGATGCCGGCCCTGCTGGTGGCGGTGATCTTCCGGCTCCTGGACGCGCTCCGGATCTTCGACGCGATCTACGTGCTGACCGGCAACAACCAGGCGACCATGTCGATGTCGATCTATGCCCGGCAGCAGCTGGTCGACTTCCAGGACGTCGGCTTCGGCTCGGCCGCCTCGACGCTCCTGTTCCTGACCATCGCGGTGTTCACCACCGTCTACCTGACCCTGGCCCGGATCGGCGACAGCGGGGGAGACCATCCATGA
- a CDS encoding carbohydrate ABC transporter permease: MTRANRRRLGRVGFYLLMAVIVFYAVFPFYWAIVSSFKPGSEMFRVDFLPPPNLDNYQAVFAEQPFGQNILNSLIVAVSVVLLSLALGLLAAFALGRIRFRGRSLLLFTILGVSMFPQVAVLSGMFELVRSLGLYNRLPALVLSYMIFTLPFTVWVLTTFIRALPKELEEAAIVDGAKPLTIVTKVFLPLLTPALITTGLLAFIAAWNEFLFALTFTLSGEQRTVPVAIALISGASAYELPWGNIMAASVIVTVPLIVLVLFFQRRIVSGLTAGAVKG; the protein is encoded by the coding sequence ATGACTCGCGCCAATCGCCGCCGGCTCGGCCGGGTCGGCTTCTACCTGCTGATGGCCGTGATCGTGTTCTACGCGGTCTTCCCGTTCTACTGGGCGATCGTCAGCTCGTTCAAGCCGGGCTCGGAGATGTTCCGGGTCGACTTCCTGCCGCCGCCGAACCTCGACAACTACCAGGCGGTGTTCGCCGAGCAGCCGTTCGGCCAGAACATCCTGAACTCGCTGATCGTCGCGGTCTCGGTGGTGCTGCTGTCCCTGGCGCTGGGCCTGCTGGCCGCCTTCGCGCTCGGGCGGATCCGCTTTCGCGGCCGCTCGCTGCTGCTGTTCACCATCCTGGGCGTGTCGATGTTTCCGCAGGTGGCGGTGCTGTCCGGCATGTTCGAGCTGGTCCGCTCGCTGGGCCTCTACAACCGGCTGCCGGCCCTGGTGCTGTCCTACATGATCTTCACCCTGCCGTTCACCGTCTGGGTGCTGACCACCTTCATCCGGGCGCTGCCCAAGGAACTGGAGGAGGCGGCGATCGTGGACGGCGCCAAGCCGCTCACCATCGTCACCAAGGTGTTCCTGCCGCTGCTGACCCCGGCGCTGATCACCACCGGCCTGCTGGCCTTCATCGCCGCCTGGAACGAGTTCCTGTTCGCGCTGACCTTCACCCTGTCCGGCGAGCAGCGCACCGTGCCGGTGGCGATAGCGTTGATCTCGGGCGCCTCGGCCTACGAGCTGCCCTGGGGCAACATCATGGCGGCCAGCGTGATCGTCACCGTGCCGCTGATCGTGCTGGTGCTGTTCTTCCAGCGCCGGATCGTGTCGGGGCTCACCGCCGGCGCGGTGAAGGGCTGA
- a CDS encoding alpha-glucosidase family protein, translating into MFEPTTHRTPRVGPRQDHWWRGAVIYQVYPRSFQDSNGDGVGDLPGIARRLEHIADLGADAVWISPFMRSPMKDFGYDVADYCDVDPLFGTLADFDALLDKAHRLGLKLLIDLVFSHTSDEHPWFAESRRSRDDAKADWYVWADPKPDGTPPNNWLAHFGGAAWSWEPRRGQYYLHNFLAEQPQLNLWNDQVLAAVLEVARFWLDRGVDGFRLDAIDVALHDRKLRDNPVRPHGLRHLGGPPATPFSMQVQLYNKARPELSDRVLKPLWQLTESYDARMLLGELGSDIGLTRAAEHTSGGGLDIAYTFDLLQPNPSAAGIRAILEAAEEAVGEGWMCWSFSNHDVVRAVTRFAHGRPPSPALRRLVPVMLACLRGTVCLYQGDELGLEEAELAFEDLRDPFGIAFWPSFKGRDGCRTPMPWESGAPAGGFTDGAPWLPLPSDHLELAVDRQAGDPASVLEHTRGFLRWRRTQPALIQGDKRFLDLGAPAVLALERSDPDTRLLTLFNLSPEPVTLALPYPVLDGGCPSGCDRPDGDELHLGGHGFAILRAKEV; encoded by the coding sequence ATGTTCGAGCCCACCACCCACCGCACCCCCAGGGTGGGGCCGCGCCAGGACCACTGGTGGCGCGGCGCGGTGATCTACCAGGTCTATCCGCGCAGCTTCCAGGACAGCAACGGCGACGGGGTCGGCGACCTGCCGGGCATCGCAAGGCGGCTGGAGCATATTGCGGATCTTGGCGCCGACGCGGTCTGGATCTCGCCGTTCATGCGCTCGCCGATGAAGGATTTCGGCTACGACGTCGCCGACTACTGCGACGTCGACCCCTTGTTCGGCACGCTGGCCGACTTCGACGCGCTCCTGGACAAGGCCCACCGGCTGGGCCTGAAGCTGCTGATCGACCTGGTGTTCAGCCATACCAGCGACGAGCATCCCTGGTTCGCCGAGAGCCGCCGATCGCGGGATGACGCGAAAGCCGACTGGTATGTCTGGGCCGACCCGAAGCCGGACGGCACCCCGCCCAACAACTGGCTGGCGCATTTCGGTGGCGCTGCCTGGAGCTGGGAGCCGCGCCGGGGCCAGTACTACCTGCACAACTTCCTGGCCGAGCAGCCGCAGCTCAACCTGTGGAACGACCAGGTCCTGGCGGCGGTGCTGGAGGTGGCGCGGTTCTGGCTGGACCGGGGCGTCGACGGGTTCCGCCTGGACGCGATCGACGTCGCCCTGCACGACCGGAAACTGCGCGACAACCCGGTGCGGCCCCATGGCCTGCGCCATCTGGGCGGGCCGCCGGCGACGCCGTTCTCCATGCAGGTCCAGCTCTACAACAAGGCCCGCCCGGAACTGTCCGACCGGGTCCTCAAGCCGCTCTGGCAGCTCACCGAGAGCTATGACGCGCGGATGCTCCTGGGCGAGCTCGGCTCCGACATCGGCCTGACCCGCGCCGCCGAGCATACCAGCGGCGGCGGGCTGGACATCGCCTACACCTTCGACCTGCTCCAGCCGAACCCCAGCGCCGCCGGGATCCGGGCGATCCTGGAGGCGGCCGAGGAGGCGGTGGGCGAGGGCTGGATGTGCTGGTCGTTCTCCAACCACGACGTGGTGCGCGCGGTCACCCGCTTCGCCCATGGCAGGCCGCCCAGCCCGGCGCTGCGCCGGCTGGTCCCGGTGATGCTGGCCTGCCTGCGCGGCACGGTCTGCCTCTACCAGGGCGACGAGCTGGGGCTGGAGGAGGCCGAGCTGGCGTTCGAGGACCTGCGCGACCCGTTCGGGATCGCGTTCTGGCCGAGCTTCAAGGGGCGCGACGGCTGCCGCACGCCGATGCCCTGGGAGAGCGGTGCGCCGGCCGGCGGGTTCACCGACGGTGCCCCCTGGCTGCCGCTGCCGTCCGACCATCTGGAGCTCGCGGTCGACCGGCAGGCGGGCGACCCGGCCTCGGTGCTGGAACATACCCGCGGCTTCCTGCGCTGGCGCAGGACCCAGCCGGCCTTGATCCAGGGCGACAAGCGGTTCCTGGACCTGGGTGCCCCGGCCGTCCTGGCGCTGGAGCGCAGCGACCCGGACACGCGCCTGCTCACCCTGTTCAACCTGTCGCCGGAGCCGGTGACGCTGGCGCTGCCCTACCCGGTGCTGGACGGCGGCTGCCCGTCGGGCTGCGACCGGCCGGACGGCGACGAACTCCACCTTGGCGGGCATGGCTTCGCGATCCTGCGGGCAAAGGAGGTCTGA
- a CDS encoding ABC transporter ATP-binding protein has product MATIELAKVSKRFGSVETIRGVDLHLNDREFVVFVGPSGCGKSTLLRLIAGLEDVSSGEIRFDNQVVNEMTPPERGIAMVFQSYALYPHMSVYENMMFGLKLAKTDRPEAERRVQEAARILQLDQLLQRKPRELSGGQRQRVAIGRAITRNPKVFLFDEPLSNLDAALRVQMRIEIARLHQRLDATMIYVTHDQVEAMTLADRIVVLETGEVRQVGSPIELYQHPANRFVAGFIGSPRMNFLPASLPKGIAIPPEIVEVGVRPEHLQLGEGGDATIEGRVLTVERLGAESWVYLDLGLEDPVVVKHGGAVDVAVDGTARAGLPAGALYLFDAQGRCLPREVYG; this is encoded by the coding sequence ATGGCCACGATCGAACTGGCAAAGGTGAGCAAGCGGTTCGGCTCGGTCGAAACCATCCGCGGGGTCGACCTGCACCTCAATGACCGGGAGTTCGTGGTGTTCGTCGGCCCCTCGGGCTGCGGCAAGTCCACCCTGCTGCGCCTGATCGCCGGGCTGGAGGACGTGTCCAGCGGCGAGATCCGCTTCGACAACCAGGTGGTCAACGAGATGACGCCGCCTGAGCGCGGCATCGCCATGGTGTTCCAGTCCTACGCGCTCTACCCGCACATGAGCGTGTACGAGAACATGATGTTCGGCCTGAAGCTGGCGAAGACCGACCGGCCCGAGGCCGAGCGGCGCGTCCAGGAGGCGGCGCGGATCCTGCAGCTCGACCAGCTCCTGCAGCGCAAGCCGCGGGAACTGTCCGGCGGCCAGCGCCAGCGGGTCGCGATCGGCCGGGCGATCACCCGCAACCCCAAGGTGTTCCTGTTCGACGAGCCGCTCTCCAACCTGGACGCGGCGCTGCGCGTGCAGATGCGCATCGAGATCGCCCGGCTGCACCAGCGGCTGGACGCGACCATGATCTACGTCACCCACGACCAGGTCGAGGCGATGACCCTGGCCGACCGGATCGTGGTCCTGGAGACGGGCGAGGTCCGCCAGGTCGGCAGCCCGATCGAGCTCTACCAGCACCCGGCCAACCGGTTCGTCGCCGGGTTCATCGGCTCGCCCCGGATGAACTTCCTGCCGGCAAGCCTGCCCAAGGGCATCGCGATCCCGCCGGAGATCGTGGAGGTCGGGGTCCGCCCGGAACATCTGCAGCTGGGCGAGGGCGGCGACGCCACCATCGAGGGCCGGGTGCTGACGGTGGAGCGGCTGGGGGCGGAGAGCTGGGTCTATCTCGACCTGGGGCTGGAGGATCCGGTGGTGGTCAAGCATGGCGGAGCGGTGGATGTCGCCGTGGACGGCACGGCGCGGGCGGGGCTGCCGGCGGGGGCGCTCTACCTGTTCGACGCGCAGGGACGCTGCCTGCCCCGCGAGGTGTATGGCTGA
- a CDS encoding PRC-barrel domain-containing protein, whose product MRRMLLVSTTMLALAAAPGLAQQTDDATMPAPAADAPAAAGDAPMATGSAPEPVPEQGEHQVRAQSLLGVDVTNGQETIGKISDLVVTEDGQVEAIVVGIGGFLGIGQKRVALAWDSVQMTRQDNERFFVVSATREQLEAMPEFRTLEEKEAEAAAAASQQQMQQEQEAMPGAGIPAEPAAGSQ is encoded by the coding sequence ATGAGACGCATGCTTCTCGTTTCCACGACCATGCTTGCCCTGGCGGCGGCACCAGGCCTTGCCCAGCAGACCGATGACGCGACGATGCCGGCCCCTGCCGCCGATGCTCCGGCCGCAGCCGGCGACGCGCCGATGGCGACGGGCAGCGCCCCGGAGCCGGTGCCCGAGCAGGGCGAGCATCAGGTCCGCGCCCAGAGCCTGCTCGGGGTCGACGTGACCAACGGCCAGGAGACGATCGGCAAGATCTCCGACCTGGTCGTCACCGAGGACGGGCAGGTCGAGGCGATCGTGGTCGGCATCGGCGGCTTTCTCGGAATCGGCCAGAAGCGCGTGGCGCTGGCCTGGGACAGCGTCCAGATGACCCGGCAGGACAACGAGCGCTTCTTCGTGGTCAGCGCCACCCGGGAGCAGCTGGAAGCGATGCCCGAATTCAGGACGCTGGAGGAAAAGGAAGCCGAGGCCGCCGCGGCCGCCAGCCAGCAGCAGATGCAGCAGGAGCAGGAAGCCATGCCGGGAGCCGGCATTCCGGCCGAACCGGCGGCTGGCAGCCAGTAG
- a CDS encoding aminotransferase class IV, producing MVRQNERMAWFNGEIMPEREVRIPFRDSSWLYGDGCFDMTRSFGGKLFKVKEHVARLYRSLKYLRIDPGFGPERMCAISEELFEVNRHLLGPDEDFWLGQRISRGVREVEGYQVEHHGPNVVVECMPLPFRQRAKLFIDGISVLVPSQRRVPPDSLSPRVKSHNYLNLIVASQEVHAQDPSAWPILLDMNGNLAEGLGSNIFVVKDGIILTPRDKYVLPGVSRQTAIDLARAEGIQVRETDIDLYDAYNAEEIFITSTSLCLCPATRFNGVEVGPKGQVWGPVSRRLADAYCRLVDFDYVDQYRRHYDNEAPSRPF from the coding sequence ATGGTTCGGCAGAACGAGCGGATGGCGTGGTTCAACGGCGAGATCATGCCGGAACGCGAGGTGCGCATCCCGTTTCGCGATTCCAGCTGGCTCTACGGTGACGGCTGCTTCGACATGACCCGCAGCTTCGGCGGCAAGCTCTTCAAGGTGAAGGAGCATGTCGCCCGGCTGTACCGCTCCCTGAAATACCTGCGGATCGACCCGGGCTTCGGGCCGGAGCGGATGTGCGCGATCAGCGAGGAACTGTTCGAGGTCAACCGGCACCTGCTCGGGCCGGACGAGGATTTCTGGCTCGGCCAGCGGATCAGCCGCGGCGTGCGCGAGGTGGAGGGCTATCAGGTCGAGCATCACGGGCCGAACGTGGTGGTCGAGTGCATGCCGCTGCCGTTCCGCCAGCGGGCCAAGCTGTTCATCGACGGGATCAGCGTGCTGGTGCCCTCGCAGCGGCGGGTGCCGCCGGATTCGCTGAGCCCGCGGGTCAAGTCGCACAACTACCTGAACCTGATCGTCGCCAGCCAGGAAGTGCATGCCCAGGACCCGTCCGCCTGGCCGATCCTCCTGGACATGAACGGCAACCTCGCCGAGGGGCTGGGGTCGAACATCTTCGTGGTCAAGGACGGGATCATCCTGACGCCGCGCGACAAGTACGTGCTGCCGGGGGTCTCGCGGCAGACCGCGATCGACCTGGCGCGGGCCGAGGGGATCCAGGTGCGGGAGACCGACATCGATCTCTACGACGCCTACAACGCCGAGGAGATCTTCATCACCTCGACCTCGCTGTGCCTGTGCCCGGCGACCCGGTTCAACGGCGTCGAGGTCGGCCCGAAGGGCCAGGTATGGGGGCCGGTATCCCGCCGGCTGGCCGACGCTTACTGCCGGCTGGTCGACTTCGACTATGTCGACCAGTACCGCCGGCACTACGACAACGAAGCGCCGTCCCGCCCGTTCTGA
- a CDS encoding M20/M25/M40 family metallo-hydrolase, whose product MTKLDVVPVLAEAERQFPETIERLKAFLRFPSIGTAPAYHAATKDCAAWLAEELAGLGFDASVRPTGGMPMVVAHHPGPAGQDVPHLLYYGHYDVQPVDPIELWDSPPFEPTVVEDAKGGRIVARGAVDDKGQVMTFVEAFRAWLKVHGTLPCRVTVFIEGEEEGSSPSLEPFMHAHKDELRADVCIVSDTGMVDADTPAITTSLRGLAYVEVTVQGPSMDLHSGMYGGVAVNPNNLLVRILAEMVDADGRVAIPGFYDGILEPSAAVTESWKAFPVTEAQFLDGVGLTGPHGEKGRSFLERNWTRPTLDINGIWGGYTGQGSKTVIPSKASAKISARLVPGQQWEKIAPAILKFVQDRLPADCRMTYQDFGSSPGITVPAEGPWIEAARAGIAQVFGKEPVLMGCGGSIPVVGSFKEILGMDTLLVGFGLDDDRVHSPNEKFDLICLRRGVQTHVAMLARLADVSA is encoded by the coding sequence GTGACCAAGCTCGATGTCGTCCCTGTTCTCGCCGAAGCGGAGCGCCAGTTCCCGGAGACGATCGAGCGGCTGAAGGCGTTCCTGCGCTTCCCCTCGATCGGCACCGCCCCGGCCTACCACGCCGCCACCAAGGACTGCGCGGCCTGGCTTGCCGAGGAACTCGCGGGGCTCGGGTTCGACGCCTCGGTCCGGCCGACCGGCGGCATGCCGATGGTGGTCGCCCATCACCCGGGACCCGCCGGCCAGGACGTGCCGCACCTGCTCTATTACGGCCATTACGACGTCCAGCCGGTCGACCCGATCGAGCTGTGGGACAGCCCGCCGTTCGAGCCGACGGTGGTGGAGGACGCGAAGGGCGGACGGATCGTCGCCCGCGGGGCCGTGGACGACAAGGGCCAGGTGATGACCTTCGTCGAGGCGTTCCGCGCCTGGCTGAAGGTCCACGGCACCCTGCCGTGCCGGGTCACCGTGTTCATCGAGGGCGAGGAGGAAGGCTCGTCGCCGTCCCTGGAGCCGTTCATGCACGCGCACAAGGACGAGCTGCGCGCGGACGTGTGCATCGTGTCCGACACCGGAATGGTCGACGCCGACACCCCGGCGATCACCACCTCGCTGCGCGGCCTGGCCTATGTCGAGGTGACGGTGCAGGGCCCGAGCATGGACCTGCATTCCGGGATGTATGGCGGGGTCGCGGTGAACCCCAACAACCTGCTGGTGCGGATCCTGGCCGAGATGGTGGATGCCGACGGCAGGGTCGCCATTCCCGGCTTCTATGACGGGATCCTGGAGCCGAGCGCGGCCGTGACCGAATCCTGGAAGGCCTTTCCCGTCACCGAGGCGCAGTTCCTGGACGGGGTCGGCCTGACCGGGCCGCATGGCGAGAAGGGCCGCTCGTTCCTGGAACGCAACTGGACAAGGCCGACCCTCGACATCAACGGGATCTGGGGCGGCTATACCGGCCAGGGCTCCAAGACGGTCATTCCCTCCAAGGCCTCGGCCAAGATCAGCGCGCGGCTGGTGCCCGGCCAGCAATGGGAGAAGATCGCCCCGGCGATCCTGAAGTTCGTGCAGGACCGGCTGCCGGCGGACTGCCGCATGACCTACCAGGATTTCGGCTCGTCGCCCGGCATCACCGTGCCGGCGGAAGGGCCCTGGATCGAGGCAGCGCGGGCCGGGATCGCCCAGGTGTTCGGCAAGGAGCCGGTCCTGATGGGCTGCGGCGGCTCGATCCCGGTGGTCGGCAGCTTCAAGGAGATCCTGGGGATGGACACGCTGCTGGTGGGCTTCGGCCTGGACGACGACCGGGTGCACAGCCCGAACGAGAAGTTCGACCTGATCTGCCTGCGGCGCGGCGTCCAGACCCATGTGGCGATGCTGGCGCGGCTGGCGGACGTCTCAGCCTGA
- a CDS encoding LysR family transcriptional regulator yields the protein MTLEQLRIFLVVAELEHLTQAAAKLNLSPSAVSAAVRSLEQRYGITLFHRVGRRIELTETGRTLVPEARATLAAARAAEQALAELGGMLRGCLRIHASQTIASYWAPPRLVAFRERYPAVEVQIEIGNSQGVAAAIMEGSADLGLVEDDTDMPELHRRAVATDRLMVVVPQGHPWSDGRPLGAEELAAGRWVMREPGSGTRSVFEDALRGLGLEPGQLQVVLELPSNESVRSAVQAGPLAAVMSELVAAPDLAAGRLVQAGLSLPPRAFSMLRHRERQPSRAARALEAIFLEAGPPRPSG from the coding sequence ATGACCTTAGAGCAGCTCCGCATCTTCCTGGTCGTGGCGGAACTGGAGCATCTGACCCAGGCAGCGGCGAAGCTCAATCTGTCGCCGTCGGCGGTCAGCGCCGCCGTGCGGTCGCTGGAGCAGCGCTACGGCATCACCCTGTTCCACCGGGTCGGCCGCCGGATCGAGCTCACCGAGACCGGCCGCACCCTGGTCCCGGAGGCACGGGCCACCCTTGCGGCCGCGAGGGCAGCAGAGCAGGCCCTGGCCGAACTGGGGGGCATGCTGCGGGGCTGCCTGCGGATCCATGCCAGCCAGACCATCGCCAGCTACTGGGCGCCGCCGCGGCTGGTCGCGTTCCGTGAGCGCTACCCGGCCGTGGAGGTCCAGATCGAGATCGGCAACAGCCAGGGCGTGGCTGCGGCGATCATGGAGGGCAGCGCCGATCTGGGGCTGGTCGAGGACGACACCGACATGCCGGAACTGCATCGCCGGGCCGTGGCCACCGACCGGCTGATGGTAGTAGTGCCGCAGGGCCATCCCTGGTCGGACGGCCGCCCGCTCGGGGCGGAAGAGCTGGCGGCGGGGCGCTGGGTGATGCGGGAGCCGGGCTCCGGCACGCGCTCCGTCTTCGAGGACGCGCTGCGCGGCCTGGGCCTGGAGCCGGGCCAGCTCCAGGTCGTCCTGGAGCTGCCCTCCAACGAATCGGTGCGCTCGGCGGTCCAGGCCGGGCCGCTCGCGGCGGTGATGTCGGAACTGGTGGCAGCGCCCGACCTGGCAGCCGGCCGCCTGGTCCAGGCCGGCCTGTCCCTGCCGCCCCGGGCGTTCTCGATGCTGCGCCACCGGGAACGCCAGCCGTCGCGGGCCGCGCGCGCCCTGGAAGCGATCTTCCTGGAAGCCGGCCCGCCCCGGCCGTCAGGCTGA
- a CDS encoding YeiH family protein — protein MRCRSPADMAILLPGLAWCAGVAAVALLVERAELHLAGRAWLDGLVLAILLGMAVRSLVRPGPACAAGIAFGAKPVLEAAIVLLGASVSSAALVAAGPLLILGIAGVVLASLLASYGIGRMAGLGHRPAMLVACGNSICGNSAIAAAAPVLGAEGDEVASAIALTAVLGVLVVLGLPLLAPLLGLSPAQYGIFAGLTVYAVPQVVVATAPVSVLSVQLGTLVKLVRVLMLGPVVLGLALSRGTTAGRPPLHRMVPWFITGFLAMMLLRSLGWIPAAALAPMAQMADILTVTAMAALGLMVDVRAVAGASGRVALAVVLSLLTLAAISLGLLRLLAIS, from the coding sequence ATGCGCTGCCGTTCTCCGGCCGACATGGCCATTCTTCTTCCGGGCCTCGCCTGGTGCGCGGGCGTCGCGGCGGTCGCCCTCCTGGTCGAGCGGGCGGAGCTCCATCTGGCCGGCCGGGCCTGGCTGGACGGGCTGGTGCTGGCGATCCTGCTGGGCATGGCGGTCCGCAGCCTGGTCCGGCCTGGCCCGGCCTGCGCCGCCGGCATCGCCTTCGGGGCCAAGCCCGTGCTGGAAGCGGCGATCGTGCTGCTCGGCGCCTCGGTGAGCAGTGCCGCCCTGGTCGCGGCCGGGCCGCTCCTGATCCTGGGCATCGCCGGGGTGGTCCTGGCCTCGCTGCTTGCCAGCTACGGGATCGGCCGGATGGCCGGGCTCGGGCATCGGCCGGCAATGCTGGTGGCCTGCGGCAACTCGATCTGCGGCAACTCGGCGATCGCGGCGGCGGCTCCGGTGCTGGGCGCGGAGGGCGACGAGGTCGCGTCGGCGATCGCGCTCACCGCGGTGCTGGGGGTGCTGGTGGTGCTGGGCCTGCCGCTGCTGGCGCCGCTGCTCGGCCTGTCGCCGGCGCAGTACGGGATCTTCGCCGGCCTGACCGTGTACGCGGTGCCGCAGGTGGTCGTGGCCACGGCACCGGTGTCGGTGCTGAGCGTCCAGCTCGGGACGCTGGTCAAGCTGGTGCGCGTCCTGATGCTGGGCCCGGTCGTGCTGGGGCTGGCGCTGAGCCGCGGGACGACGGCCGGCCGGCCGCCGCTGCACCGGATGGTGCCCTGGTTCATCACCGGCTTCCTGGCGATGATGCTGCTGCGCTCCCTGGGATGGATCCCGGCGGCGGCGCTGGCGCCGATGGCGCAGATGGCCGACATCCTGACCGTGACCGCCATGGCGGCCCTGGGGCTGATGGTGGATGTCCGGGCGGTGGCCGGGGCCAGCGGGCGGGTCGCCCTGGCGGTCGTGCTGTCGCTTCTGACGCTGGCCGCGATCAGCCTTGGCCTGCTTCGCCTGCTGGCGATCAGCTGA